TACCATTGATGACTCAGCATGCACAAAATGCGGCGAATGCGCCAAAGTTTGTCCAACAAACGCCATTACTATTGGTGATGATGCTGAGGAGATGCGAGAATTCGACGCTATTCTTCTTACTCCTGGATTCGAGGAATTTTTGCCCACCGAGATGACGGAATACGGATACAAAATTTTCCCCGATGTCGTGACATCAATAGAGCTTGAGCGTCTCTATTCGCCCGCTGGTCCTAATTTCGGCAAATTAGTTAGACCCTCCGACGGTAAAGAGCCCGAAAGCGTTGCATTCATACAGTGTGTTGGGTCGAGAACGCAGGAGCATCCATATTGCTCGTCAGCGTGCTGCATGTATGCAATGAAAGAAGCGCGAACAATAAGGGAACTGCTTCCAAATGCTAAGGTCAAAATTTTCTTCATGGATATAAGGGCTTTTGGGAAGGGCTATTATCATTATGAAATGGAAACGGAGGAGAAAGGAATTGAATTTACACGGTGTCGCGTGCCAAAAGTTTACTTTGACGAGCCGACTAAAAAACTGAAGATAGCCTATGAGAATGATGAGGGTAAAAGAATAACTGAGTTTTTTGACCTGATTGTGCTCTCAGTTGGGCAGGTGGTGACGCCTAATGTTCTTAAGCTTGCTGAATCCTGTGGTGTGAAAACGGATGAATGGGGATTCGCTGAGCTTCCCAAAGCCGGTTCATGGGAGACTACATCGAAAAATATTTTCGCAGCCGGTTCTTTTGTCTCCCCCAAGGACATTGCAGACGCAGTCACCGAGGCATCAGCGGCAGCAGCTGAAATAGCGGAGAAACTCGGAATAACAGATAATGTAACTCTCCCGACTGTGAAGCAAAACCACCCGAAAAACGGGAAGATAGGAGTTGTGCTTTGCCGATGTAAGGACTTTATCGCTGGGAAAATTGACCTCACTTCGGTGGAATCAAGACTTCTGGAAAAGGAAGGGGTAGAGAAGGTAATTCAAGTTGATGCTTTATGTCTTGCCGATGGGCTGAAGAAATTCGGCGAATTCGTAGGGGGCAATGAGTTCGAGGAAGTAGTGGTGGCAGCGTGTCAGCCTTATACGCATCTTGTCAAATTGATTGATAAAGCAAACGAGGCGAGCGACAATCCGCCACATGTTACTATGGTGGATGTTCTCACAAGCGTCAATACAGTTTCCGATAAGGTGAGGACAGAGTTTGTTTTGAAGCAGATTGCGATGGAGATCGCGAGAATAACACATGGAAGAAGGAAAGATTTCCTGTATATGCCACCTGAACCTAAAAAGCCGAAAAGAAGAGTGGTCGTTATCGGTGGTGGACTCGCCGGACTTAGTGCTGCGTCAACTCTAATCAAGTTTGGCGTTCCAGTAACGGTAGTAGAATCTGCAGATAAAGTCGGTGGCGTGAACATCGATGGACTGGGGAAGCTGGGAAGCACGACTATTGGTGAGTATTTGAGCAAGCTAATCAGTGAACTCAAAGAAAATAAGGATGTAGAGATAATAATTAAGTCAACGGTGGTTGACATACAGGGTTCAGCGGGTGAGTTTAAAGTTGCTATTAGCTCGGAGGGTGGCACGATAAGAAAAATAATCGCTGGTGCGGTTATTGTGGCGGTTGGCGCTGACGCACATAAAACCGAAAAATTCGGATATGGCAAAAGCCCGAAGGTCCTGTTATGGGATGAGTTCGAAAGAGGAGTTCTGGTAAAGGAAAAACCCGCCGAGGTGGTTTTCATCCAGTGTGCGGATAGCAGAAATGATTACAGACCTTGGTGTAACAGGATTTGCTGCGAGAAAACTATGGAGCTTGCCATAAAAATAAAGGAGAAGAATCCCAGCGCGCGGATTTGGGTCCTTAACAGAGATATAGTAACTTATGGGCACAACGAACTCGACTATCTCAAGGCAAGAGATTTAGGAGTATTGTTCGTCAGATATACCCCTGACAAGGAACCCGAGGTGATTGTTGAGGATGAGGCGGTAAAAGTTATAGCGTATGACCCGATAATAGGCGCCGACTTACAGATACAGCCTGATTATGTAGTTCTTCAAACTGGTCTCGACCCTCATCCCCCTAAAAGCATTCTTGAAAAGATTGGCTCGCAGGATGGTTTCCTTAACGGACTTGACCCAAAGTTTTCTCCCCAGGAAACGAAGGTTGCAGGGATTTTCGTTGCGGGGTCCTGCAGGATGCCTATGAGGGCTGAGGAAGCCATTATGGACGGCAGAGCGGCAGCGATTCAGGCGGCAAAATACGCTATCGTTGAGTCATTGCCGAATAGAAGTCGCATCGCCTATGTTCGGGAAAGAGCGTGTGTAGGGTGCCAGTATTGCATTGATGCGTGCGAATATGACGCAAGAGTATTCGACGAAGTCAAGCATAAGGTTTATGTTAACGCTGAGAGCTGTATGGGATGCGGTGCCTGCGCAACAGCCTGCCCATCGGAAGCTACAGTAATTATCGAAAGGGACAAAAATGCTGTTTTCGCCCAGATAATTGAGGCATTGGCTGATTAGAACAAAGCATCCTTTAATAATACTATTTATCAAGTCGAGGAAAGTTCCCTATGGACAAAGTATTGAAGGGAAAGCCAGTCGCAGAAAAACTTTACGAGGAGTCCAGAATCATTGCGGAAAAGTATAAAGGTGTGCCCAAACTTCTTTCTGTGATGATCGGCGGTGACGAAGCGAGCAAACAGTATGTTCGCTCTAAAAGCAAAAAGCTTAGCGCTCTTGGTTTCGAGTTTGAGCTCCTCGAGTTGTCCGATGAGATAACAGAAAATGAAGCACAGGAAAAAATTGGAGATGCGATAGAGTCGCTGAACCCGGACGGTATAATAATAGAGCGTCCAGTGCCGAAACACATAAATTTCTGGCAGCTTGCGGAACTTATCCCCCCTATTTCGGACATCGATTGCCAGCGCTACGATTCCTTGGGGAGACTTATGGCGGGCAATCCTATTTTTGTTCCTGCAACGGCTGGAGCTGTCGTGGAGCTTTTGCGATTTTATGGGATAAAAACTGCTGGAAAACGCATTACGCTTATCGGTAGAAGCCTTACCGTTGGTCTTCCGCTTTCGGTTATGCTCCTTTGGAAGAATGACTATGGTAATGCAACATTAACTGTATGCCATTCAAGAACAAAAGAGTTGCAAGATTCACTTAAAAATGCTGAAATAATCATATCAGCAGCGGGAAAAGCAGGACTTATAAAACGAGAAATGGTTTCCGATGGCGTTATTGTGATAGATGTCGGGATAAATTTCGTTAACGGCAAACTCGTTGGTGATGTTGACTTTGAGGAAGTCAGTATGAAGGCAGCAGCGATAACACCTGTCCCTGGTGGGGTTGGCGCTGTAACCACTGCTTACCTGATAAAAAATCTTGCCAAAGCTTTCGAATTACGAAAAAAACTTGCTTAATATCGATTTTGGAATTTTAATTATTCATAAGCACTTTGTTCAATAAATTTTGAAGGAGGCGCGGCAAGAAATGAAAATGAGCAGAGAAAAAAAGATAGAGCGCTTCGATAAGAAGTACAAGGATAAGGGCGGATTCAAGAAATTCAAAGAGATGGTCGAAAATCTTGCTACACTTGAGGAAATAGGTAAACACTTCGGATTCTCAAGGCAGAACACAGCGGGACTGTTCAGGTCCTTTTTCGATAAGGGATACAGTGTTATTCAGAAGAAGCGTCAGCTAACAAAAAAGCTTGAGCAACTCAAAATCTGCTGCGACCTTAAAGAACTTGAAAAGCAGTTGCTCGAGAGAAATAAACCCCGCAGCGCCAAAAAAGTCGCCTACATCGCAGTGGTCAAGGAACTTGCCGAGAAGATGGGATACAGGGTATGCATACGGCGCAAACGGAGCGGTGCTCTTGAAGTATTTATAAATGGACATAAATGCGCAATATCAGGGACGAGCACGCAAACTATTTATCACATCCCCAAAAACCATCCACCAAGCATATATTACAGGTTCGCCGTTCCTGCAAAGCCAGTTGATTACTGCATTTTTATCCTCGATTACGATGGCACGCATACATTTTACATTATACCTCACGACGAAATAAAGCATCTTTCGCTTATAACGCTGAAAACCGATTATCATAGAGAGAAAGGTCGACGGGGTAATACATCAAGCAAGTATGCCGTTTTCAAAAACCGATGGGACCTTCTTGCAAAAGCAAAGCCAAATCCCGAAATAGATGAACTCGAGGAAGAACTGAAGCGAATAACAGTCTAATGCGAGAAATTCCTCAAAATCCTGCCAAAAAATTTCTTTGAACTTAAAAATGATTGGATAATTTAAATATCTAAATCCATGGGGAGAGTTGTATGGGTATTCTTGGTAGCAAAAAGAACAACGACCCTGACGAGAACCTCGACTCGTTGATAGGGGAAGGTTCGGTGTTTTCGGGCGAGCTTAGCGTTAAGGGGAGCATAAGGATTGACGGCAGGCTCGAGGGTAAGCTAACCACGACAGGGCATCTAACCGTGGGGAAAAAAGGTGTAATAATCTCGCCAACGATAAACTGCAATACTGCTCACATTGCGGGTTCGGTTAAAGGCGACATAAATGCTAAGGAACAGGTATATCTTGCCAGCACTGCCAAGGTTGAGGGGAATATTTCGTCAAGCTCGCTCGTTATTGAAGAGGGAGCATACTTTCACGGATCAAGTATAATGGGCAAGGGTAAGAAGCCCATTTTGACGGAACCAACCGAAAGTCAGGAGAAGGAGCGTTAATGGAAAGAGAAATAGAGAAGATTAAAGAAGCGGAAAAGCAAGCAGCGGAAAGAATCGCCAAGGCGGAGGCGGAAGCGAAAAAAATGGTTGCGGAAACGAAAGCCAAAATAGAGGCTGAGAAGGAGAAACTCGAGCAATTGATAAAGGAAAAGCTTAACGAAGCCACCAAAGAGGGGATTAAAGCTGCGGAAGGCAAGATAAACGAAATTGAGGCACAGACTAAAAAGACCATCGAGGAGCTTAGTAAGAGATTCGATAAACTTAGCGAGAAGCTTGTGGACATGGTACTGAAGGAGCTGTGATGGCTGTAGTTCCGATGAAAAAGGTCGGGATAATTGGATACAAACCCGACTGGAACGCTATAGTCGAGGCTTTGCAGCAGGAAAGTGTCGTCCATGTGGAACCGATAAATCCACCCGATATGGATGTATCAGACCTCGAGACGAAACTTTCGCGTCTCGACAGCGCAGCTAAATTTGTCGTGGAGAACCTTGAGCGTAAGCCGCCCAAGCCTATTCTTTCTCCCAAACAAGTTGAGAACCTTATAAAAAAGTGCGATATAGACAAAATTCTTTCGGAACTGGAGAAGCTAAAAGATGAACGGGATAGACTTTCATCGGAAGCCAACCGAATAAAAAGTAAAATTGAATCACTTCAACCATGGAAAAGCTGTCCATTGCCGTTAAAGGACATAGGCGAGACAAATTACACGAGGATAATAGCGGGTACGGTTCCTCAAAGGCGGCTTGATGAGCTTGCGGAAAAACTTGAGGAAAACGAACTCGCTTACTTCAATCTTGTGAGTATTACTCATGAGGGCGCTCACCTTATCGTTGTTTTTCACAAGGATGCGGCGAAGGATGTAGAACAGATACTTACTCGATACGAGTTTGCGAGGTGGGAGCCACGAGAGTTTGTGGATACCGCGGCAAACGAAATAAAAAAACTTGAGCAAAAGCTTTCGGAGCTTGAGCAGAAGCTTTCGGAGATAACATCGAGCGTGCGAGGATACGGTGATTTCGTGCCGTCGCTATGGGCTGCTGCCGATTCACTTGAGCAGACTATTGCGCAGTATAACGCGCTTTCCACCGCGCTTAAAACCGACATGACATTCGCCATTCAGGGATGGGTTCCGAAACAAAGGTTTGAGAAGCTGAAAAGAAAACTTGAGGCTACATTTGAGACGGTTGAGGTTTTGGAGCTTCCCGTTTTGCCCGAGGACGACCCGCCTGTCGCATTGAAAAATCCGAGGCTTATTGAACCCTTTGAAGTCGTAACCGACCTTTACGGTCGTCCGGTGAAGGGAATGGTTGACCCTACCCCGTTTATTGCCCCATTTTTTGCCATATATTTTGCGCTTTGCCTCACAGACGCGGGATACGGATTAATATTGACTCTCATCGCGCTCGCCGGGCTAATGAAGTTTAAAGCTCCCGGAACGAGAAAATTTCTGCGCATGATACTGTATGTGGGAATAGCCACTATCGGCGCTGGAATAATAACCGGAAGCTATTTTGGAATAGCACTTCCCGAGCCATCAGAGGCGACTGGGCTTGCAGCTTTCGCGTTAAAGTTAAAATTATTTGACCCACTAAATGATATCATGCTTTTCTTCGCTATTTCGATAGCCTTCGGCGCCGTGCAGCTTTCGGTTGGTTTTTTGCTCTCGCTTTATGTCGCTGTTAAGCAGGCAAAAAGTTTTATGAGAAAGTTCCACGGAGTTTTTGTAAACATAGCCTGGGTGGTGGAAACTGTTGGACTGGGACTTTTCCTTATCCACTATGTTGTGCCTGATAAAGTTCCTGGCTGGGGCGTTGCCGGAGTTAGTCTTATAAAATTGGGTGCTGCGGGAATAGTTCTGGGTCATAGTATTATCGGTCCGCTGGCGGGTTATTCTATAGCTCAATCTATAGGCAAAGCTCTTGCATTCGATGGCTTATACGGTATCATAGGATTGTTCTCGGACATTCTGTCTTTTGTAAGGATAACGGCGCTTGGGCTTTCCACGAGCATAGTAGCCGGTGTTATAACTGACCTGACCACCAAAATGAAAGGTGCGCTTTTCATCGTGGGAATATTGGTTCTAATCGGTGGCCATCTGTTTTATTCAATTTTCTCTGCGCTCGGAGCGTTCGTGCACCCCGCAAGGTTGCAGTTTGTCGAGTTCTTCAGTAAATTCTACGAAGCGGGCGGGCGAAACTTTGAACCGTTCAGAAGAAAGTATAAGCGACTCGAAGTAATATGAATTTTCCTTCCAACCCGTTTATATTACCCAATGTTTAGTTTTTTGCGATAAGCTTTAAGTTTTCGGGGTCCCCGTTGATTCTTTCGCCTATCAGGATTTAATGAGCTTTGATGCCGCGATATTTATCGGGTCCCACACCGTTCCCACGGGTGGCGCATAAGGTATGTTCATGTATGCAAGGTCTTCGGCGGTCATTCTGTTGGAGACTGCAGCGACGATCACATCGAAACGCTTGACCGATTCCGCTGGTCCGACATACTGTCCCCCGAGGATTCTCAGTGTGGTCGCGTCGGCATAAAGATGGGTCCAGCTTGTTTTCGCGCCAGGATAATAGTGTGTGTGCGATGATGACTTTATCGTTGTCTCGACCAGCTTCCAACCCAACTTTGTGCCCTCCTCTTTCGGCATACCCACAACCTGAATTCCGAGTGTGAAGAATTTTGTTACCGCGGAACGGACTATTCCCCTGAACGGCGTTGATTTCCCTGCTATGGTATATCCTATTGCTCTTCCCTGTCGGTTGGCGGTGGTTCCCAAAGGCACCCAAATCCAATTACCCGTTATCAGGTCTCTTATTTGCGCGCAGTCTCCTGCTGCGAAAATGTTCGGCCGACTTGTCGCACCTTTAAGGTCTACATAGATAGCTCCGCCAGCACCCAGTTCAAGCCCTATTTTGCGAGCAAGCTCGACATTGGGTCGTATCCCTACTGACATTATAACAATGTCGGCTTTGTAATCGCCCTTGTCGGTGTGCACAGCTGATACCTTACCGTTTTTAGTTTCTATTGCTGAGACCCGTTCTTCCAGTTTGAAGTCGACTCCGTTGTCTTTTCCTTCTGATATGACGGCATCCCGCATTTGAGAGTCGTAAAGTCCCAAGACTGTCGGCAGAAGCTCTATTACCGTTACCTTGATTCCGAGCATGGTCAAAGATTCCGCCATTTCCATCCCAACGAATCCGGCGCCTATTATGACAGCCTCTTTAGGTGAGTTTTCCTCTATGAACCGCCTAATTTTTATTGCATCATAGAGTGACCTTATGGAAAAAACTCCCTCTGAATTAGTTCCTTGAATTGATGGTATTATCGGCTTTGCGCCAGTGGCTATGGCAAGCTTTTCGTACTCGAATACGAGAGTTCTATCACCCTCTATATCGTGTACCAAAGCTCTATGGGCGTTAACATCGACATCCTCAACGATGTGCTTTACCAGAGCATTTACTCCCTTCTTCTTTTGGGCGTCTTCGGGAGTTAAAACGACAAGATCATCTATACTTTTGACCCGACCGTCTATATAATATGGAATGCCGCATGCCCCGAATGATATCCATTCACCTGCTTCTATTACTGTTACATTCCATTCAGGCTGAGCTCTTTTTGCGGCAGCAGCTATGCTCATTCCTGCCGCGCCACCACCTACCACGAGAAGATTTACTTTCTTATCCATTTTGAACCCTCGCATTTTTTGTTTCTCTTCTTATTAGCACATAATACGCGTTAACCAATGCTAACGAATACCAGAAATGATAATTCCAGGGAATATTCCCGCTTATTTGGGATACTGCAAGTCCGAAAATGAAGAGCACAAACAGTAGAAGTCCCATTTCGTATTTTGGGTTTGCAGTTCGAAAGTAATTGATAACGATTTTAACACCCCTCACAAGCGTCAATATGACGAGTGATGCG
This genomic stretch from bacterium harbors:
- a CDS encoding CoB--CoM heterodisulfide reductase iron-sulfur subunit A family protein gives rise to the protein MSEKKVLIVGSGVAGMRAAYDLATAGINVTVIEAKTYTGGTLMQLDKQFPTDACGICRMQPRITGFPAGEFCLRKDFVFPGVEVLRDTTLVKAEDKKNGKKAVTLRRKGLFVDSSLCIGCGECAKVCPVEIEDEFNGFLTKRKAIDRASPQALFSLYTIDDSACTKCGECAKVCPTNAITIGDDAEEMREFDAILLTPGFEEFLPTEMTEYGYKIFPDVVTSIELERLYSPAGPNFGKLVRPSDGKEPESVAFIQCVGSRTQEHPYCSSACCMYAMKEARTIRELLPNAKVKIFFMDIRAFGKGYYHYEMETEEKGIEFTRCRVPKVYFDEPTKKLKIAYENDEGKRITEFFDLIVLSVGQVVTPNVLKLAESCGVKTDEWGFAELPKAGSWETTSKNIFAAGSFVSPKDIADAVTEASAAAAEIAEKLGITDNVTLPTVKQNHPKNGKIGVVLCRCKDFIAGKIDLTSVESRLLEKEGVEKVIQVDALCLADGLKKFGEFVGGNEFEEVVVAACQPYTHLVKLIDKANEASDNPPHVTMVDVLTSVNTVSDKVRTEFVLKQIAMEIARITHGRRKDFLYMPPEPKKPKRRVVVIGGGLAGLSAASTLIKFGVPVTVVESADKVGGVNIDGLGKLGSTTIGEYLSKLISELKENKDVEIIIKSTVVDIQGSAGEFKVAISSEGGTIRKIIAGAVIVAVGADAHKTEKFGYGKSPKVLLWDEFERGVLVKEKPAEVVFIQCADSRNDYRPWCNRICCEKTMELAIKIKEKNPSARIWVLNRDIVTYGHNELDYLKARDLGVLFVRYTPDKEPEVIVEDEAVKVIAYDPIIGADLQIQPDYVVLQTGLDPHPPKSILEKIGSQDGFLNGLDPKFSPQETKVAGIFVAGSCRMPMRAEEAIMDGRAAAIQAAKYAIVESLPNRSRIAYVRERACVGCQYCIDACEYDARVFDEVKHKVYVNAESCMGCGACATACPSEATVIIERDKNAVFAQIIEALAD
- a CDS encoding bifunctional 5,10-methylenetetrahydrofolate dehydrogenase/5,10-methenyltetrahydrofolate cyclohydrolase, with amino-acid sequence MDKVLKGKPVAEKLYEESRIIAEKYKGVPKLLSVMIGGDEASKQYVRSKSKKLSALGFEFELLELSDEITENEAQEKIGDAIESLNPDGIIIERPVPKHINFWQLAELIPPISDIDCQRYDSLGRLMAGNPIFVPATAGAVVELLRFYGIKTAGKRITLIGRSLTVGLPLSVMLLWKNDYGNATLTVCHSRTKELQDSLKNAEIIISAAGKAGLIKREMVSDGVIVIDVGINFVNGKLVGDVDFEEVSMKAAAITPVPGGVGAVTTAYLIKNLAKAFELRKKLA
- a CDS encoding polymer-forming cytoskeletal protein, whose protein sequence is MGILGSKKNNDPDENLDSLIGEGSVFSGELSVKGSIRIDGRLEGKLTTTGHLTVGKKGVIISPTINCNTAHIAGSVKGDINAKEQVYLASTAKVEGNISSSSLVIEEGAYFHGSSIMGKGKKPILTEPTESQEKER
- a CDS encoding V-type ATP synthase subunit I produces the protein MAVVPMKKVGIIGYKPDWNAIVEALQQESVVHVEPINPPDMDVSDLETKLSRLDSAAKFVVENLERKPPKPILSPKQVENLIKKCDIDKILSELEKLKDERDRLSSEANRIKSKIESLQPWKSCPLPLKDIGETNYTRIIAGTVPQRRLDELAEKLEENELAYFNLVSITHEGAHLIVVFHKDAAKDVEQILTRYEFARWEPREFVDTAANEIKKLEQKLSELEQKLSEITSSVRGYGDFVPSLWAAADSLEQTIAQYNALSTALKTDMTFAIQGWVPKQRFEKLKRKLEATFETVEVLELPVLPEDDPPVALKNPRLIEPFEVVTDLYGRPVKGMVDPTPFIAPFFAIYFALCLTDAGYGLILTLIALAGLMKFKAPGTRKFLRMILYVGIATIGAGIITGSYFGIALPEPSEATGLAAFALKLKLFDPLNDIMLFFAISIAFGAVQLSVGFLLSLYVAVKQAKSFMRKFHGVFVNIAWVVETVGLGLFLIHYVVPDKVPGWGVAGVSLIKLGAAGIVLGHSIIGPLAGYSIAQSIGKALAFDGLYGIIGLFSDILSFVRITALGLSTSIVAGVITDLTTKMKGALFIVGILVLIGGHLFYSIFSALGAFVHPARLQFVEFFSKFYEAGGRNFEPFRRKYKRLEVI
- a CDS encoding FAD-dependent oxidoreductase, whose amino-acid sequence is MDKKVNLLVVGGGAAGMSIAAAAKRAQPEWNVTVIEAGEWISFGACGIPYYIDGRVKSIDDLVVLTPEDAQKKKGVNALVKHIVEDVDVNAHRALVHDIEGDRTLVFEYEKLAIATGAKPIIPSIQGTNSEGVFSIRSLYDAIKIRRFIEENSPKEAVIIGAGFVGMEMAESLTMLGIKVTVIELLPTVLGLYDSQMRDAVISEGKDNGVDFKLEERVSAIETKNGKVSAVHTDKGDYKADIVIMSVGIRPNVELARKIGLELGAGGAIYVDLKGATSRPNIFAAGDCAQIRDLITGNWIWVPLGTTANRQGRAIGYTIAGKSTPFRGIVRSAVTKFFTLGIQVVGMPKEEGTKLGWKLVETTIKSSSHTHYYPGAKTSWTHLYADATTLRILGGQYVGPAESVKRFDVIVAAVSNRMTAEDLAYMNIPYAPPVGTVWDPINIAASKLIKS